The stretch of DNA ATTCCGGTGGATACGGGGGATTTCCGCCTGATCGACCGGAAGGTATGCGACGAACTGAAACGCCTGCCGGAGAAAAACCGTTTTGTTCGCGGACTGGTCAGTTGGGTGGGCTTTCGCCAGAAGGCGATCGAATACGAGCGCGACGAACGGCTCGCGGGGGAAACAAAATATCCGCTGAAGCGGATGGTTAAGCTTTCGTTGGACGGCATTACCTCTTTTTCGTATAAGCCTTTGAAGCTGGCCGGATACCTTGGTGCGCTGCTGTCAGCGTCGGGTTTTCTGTATCTGCTGTACGTGCTGTATCTCGCGATTTTTACGGATTCGGCGGTTAAGGGCTGGGCTTCGGTCATCGGGATTACCCTTACCTTCAACGGCTTCGTGCTGCTGATGCTCGGAATCATGGGCGAATATATCGGCCGGATCTACGACGAGTCCAAGGGACGTCCGCTGTATATCGTGCAGGAAGTGTACCAGGGGAAAAAGAAGCCGCAGCCGGTCGGACTGCAAACGGCACATTATGAGTCTAAATAATATGATCGAACCTGGTTGAGTAATTTAAATTTTTTATATAATTTTAATAGTTTGTTCATCTTTTCCAGGTACAATGAATGCAACTCCCTTTAGTGAGGTGCATCCCATGAAAACGAAGAAGACCATCTGGATTCCGGCAATCCTGGCAGTTGTGGCAGCACTGCTACTCATGGCTTACTATTATTACTTGTCTCCGTCTCACAGTAGCGGCAAGCCGATAGGCGGCGCTGGGGTAATGCGTCCTCCCAGAGAAGAAGGGCCTGAGGGCGGCGGGAAAATCTTTAAGACGCTCGGCACCATTTCCGTATTCCTCGGAGCATGCAGCTTTTCCTGGTTCTGGTTCAAGAGGAAGCTGAAATCACCGTCGATGCTGATACGGAGAACCGGGAAGCTTTTGCGTTCTGTACACAAGCTGCTTGGCTGGGCGACGCTAACTGTCATTGCAGTTCATGGTATCTATTTTTTGTTTACCAAACCGGAAGACAACAAAATTTACACCGGTCTCGCGGGATTCGTCATTTTGCTGGTAATCGCCGGGTACGGCTTCTTCATTAACAAGGTTCGTAACAAGTGGATGCGTACGGTGCACCGTTCACTTGGGCTGCTCTGGGTTCCCGTACTGCTGCTGCACGCCGGCGGGTCGGTAATCCTAGCAGTCATCGCAAGTCTTGCGGTCTGGGCTCTTGTCCGGGTACTCGAAAGAAAAGGGAAAGAACCCCTGAAACCGTCTAGCCAACACAGTTGAATCGTTGATTATGTAGCGAAGGGCAGTCCCGTAAGTCATGAAAGATGACCTAAGGGGCGGCCCTTTTTGCTATGTGCGGATTGAAGTGGTGGGGAAATAAAACTTTTCCAATTATATCTATCCATTACATTGTATTTCTTGTTTTATAATAGACCATGACGGAAAACACGGAAAGGAACATCCATGCCATGAATAGCAGCATCCGTAACCGCTTATTGGTCATGCTTCTCGTATTTATTATTGTGCCCTATTTCATTTCGGTACTGGCCATCTATTTTCATACCAAAGAAAAGGTAGAGCAGCACGAATATCGGATCAGCGAGGTTCAGCTTCAAAAGGGCAGTGAAGAGCTCGGACAATATTTTCAGGATATGGTCAATTTGCCGTATATTTTATACCTTAATCCCGGGTTATTCCGGATATTCGAAAGAGGCTTTGATAAAGAAATTTACTCGAATCAGCTTGAAGTTGATAAATGGTTTCAAGCCTTTTATCTGATGCGCAGAGAAATTCACCAAGTTCGGTTTTTTATCGTAAAGGACGGGGATTCTTTTACCGTTTACGATGCTAAGGTGAGTGCCCGCAAGAAGCAGCCTGATTTATCGGAAAGTCCTCCCATTCGGCACTTGATTAAATCCGAC from Paenibacillus sophorae encodes:
- a CDS encoding glycosyltransferase family 2 protein translates to MDSNVRYSVIIPMYNEEAVIQETYRRIKKVMGTTGETYELIFVNDGSVDSSAQLIEEYSYWDESVKLIDLSRNFGHQVAITAGMDYALGDAVIIIDADLQDPPELILQMIEEWKSGYEVVYAKRVKRSGETLFKKWTASLFYRVLAYSTDINIPVDTGDFRLIDRKVCDELKRLPEKNRFVRGLVSWVGFRQKAIEYERDERLAGETKYPLKRMVKLSLDGITSFSYKPLKLAGYLGALLSASGFLYLLYVLYLAIFTDSAVKGWASVIGITLTFNGFVLLMLGIMGEYIGRIYDESKGRPLYIVQEVYQGKKKPQPVGLQTAHYESK